The following nucleotide sequence is from Pandoraea thiooxydans.
TTTGCTTCCCTCGCCTTCATGCTGTTCCGTCCCCGCCAACTCTCCAGTCCAGCCGTGCGCCACTTGCAGCGGCTTTGGTTCAATTATGGCGTCTTTTGGCTTGGCGCCATCCTGGTCGGGCTGGTCGCCGTGTTTTACGCCAAGCTGATCGACTGGACCTTCGAGATATTCCAGTCGATCGAGCATCGGGCGTTCTGGCTGCCATTGATCATTACCCCGCTGGGCTCGGCGCTGGCAATCTGGCTCACGCAAAAATACTTTCGCGGCTCGGAGGGCAGCGGCATCCCGCAGGTCATCGCAACCCTCGAGGAGAGCAAGCTCGGCCCGACGCTGCTCTCGTTTCGCATCATGTTCGGCAAGATCGCCATTTCGTTGCTGGGCATCCTGTGCGGCTTCACCATCGGCCGCGAGGGCCCGACCGTGCAGGTCGGCGCATCGCTGATGTACGGAATGCGCCGTACCTATCGACGCAGCAGTATCCAGATCGAACGGCAATTGGCCCTGGCGGGCGCTGCGGCAGGCCTGTCGGCCGCCTTCAATACGCCGCTGGCGGGCGTCGTGTTTGCCATCGAAGAGTTGAGCCGCTCGTTCGAGCAACGCGCCAGCGGTACGTTGATCACCGCGATCATCTTTTCGGGGATCGTCACGCTCGGCATTCAAGGCAACTACCTTTACTTCGGCCGCATTCAGGCCACTGGCGCCTTCAGTTCGACGGTCATCCTGGCCGTCGTCGTGATCAGCATCGTCACCGGGCTCATGGGCGGTCTGTTCAGCTGGCTGCTGCTCAATATTTCGCGCTGGATTCCGTCGCCGCTGTTGACACTGCGCCATAGTCGCCCCGTTCAATTCGCGCTGGTGTGCGGCGCGCTGATTGCGGTACTGGGCATCGTCTCCGGCGGCACGACATACGGCAGCGGCTACGCCGAAGCGCGCGGCCTGCTCGAGGCCCACCACCTGCTCTCTCCCTTCTATGCGTTCCTGAAGTTTGCCGCGCTGGTCGTGTCATACATCAGCGGCATTCCAGGCGGGATCTTCTCGCCGTCCCTGTCGATCGGCGCCGGCCTCGGGCAGTTGCTTTCATATCTGTTCTCGAGCATACCGATGCCGTTCCTGATCGCGCTGTGCATGGGCGGCTATCTGGCCGCCGTCACGCAGGCGCCCATCACGGCATTCGTGATCGTGGTGGAAATGATCGACGGCCACCAGATGGTGATTCCGCTCATGGCCTGCGCCCTGTTGTCCAGCCGGGTCTCACGCCTGTTCTCGCGGCCGCTCTATCACACCATCTCGCACCGGTTCCTGCAGCCCACGGTACCGGCCCCCGAGCGCGCGTAAGGCACGCAAGCGCCGCCGCCGCCGCGGCTCACGCCGCGCAAAGCGCGGCAATGTCGGCGGCGATCTGCTCGACCGTCTCGGGCCGGGTGTCCCACGCGCACATCAGGCGGCACCCGCCGGCACCGATAAACGTGTAGAAACGCCAGCGGCGTGCCCGCAATTGCTCGATCACGTGCAGTGGCAATTCGGCAAACACCGCATTCGCCTGCGGCTCGAACATGATCCGCACGCCGGGAATCACGCGCAGGCGCTCATGCAGCAACCGGGCCATGGCATTGGCATGGCGCGCATTGCGCAGCCACACGTCGTTGTCCAGCAGCCCCAGCCAGGGCGCCGAGATAAAGCGCATTTTCGATGCCAGTTGCCCCGCCTGTTTGACCCGGTAAGCGAAATCCTCGGCCAGCGTGTGATCGAAGAACACCACCGCCTCGCCCACCGGCAAACCATTCTTGGTGCCGCCGAAACACAGCACGTCGACCCCGGCGCGCCAGGTGATTTCCGACGGATGCACATCCAGCGAGGCAACCGCATTGGCAAAGCGCGCGCCATCCATGTGCACGCGCAGATGCCGGCGCTTGGCGATCGCCGCGATCGCCCGCACCTCCTCCACCGTATAGACGGTGCCGACTTCGGTCGACTGTGTGAGCGTCACCACCTTGGGTTTCGGATAGTGAATATCGGCGCGACGCATCACCACCGACTCGATCGCATCGGGTGTCAACTTGCCGTTCTCAGGACCGCCCTGGGCCACCAGCAGCTTGGAACCGTTGGAAAAAAACTCGGGGCCGCCGCACTCGTCGGTCTCCACATGGGCCAACTCATGGCAAATCACCGAGTGATACGACTGGCACAGCGAGGCAAGCGCCAGTGAATTGGCGGCCGTGCCGTTGAAAACGAAAAATACTTCGCAATCGGTCTGGAACAGATCGCGCAGGCGGTCGCACACACGCTGCGTCCACGAATCGTCGCCATACGCCACCTCGTGGCCACTACCATTGGCTTCGACAATGTATTTGAGCGCCTCGGGACAAATCCCCGCATAGTTGTCGGAGGCAAAGTGCTGGTTCGGCGCAGGGCTCGACATGACGTGGCCCGCCGCTCAGTCGTCCGACCACAATTTGCCGGCGGTCGCCCAATTCTCGCGTTTGACGTCGGCGATGATGATGTCGACCGACTCCGGGCCGCAGCCAAGCACCTCGCAGGTCGTTCGGGTAATGGCCTCGACGAATTGGCG
It contains:
- a CDS encoding chloride channel protein encodes the protein MLFRPRQLSSPAVRHLQRLWFNYGVFWLGAILVGLVAVFYAKLIDWTFEIFQSIEHRAFWLPLIITPLGSALAIWLTQKYFRGSEGSGIPQVIATLEESKLGPTLLSFRIMFGKIAISLLGILCGFTIGREGPTVQVGASLMYGMRRTYRRSSIQIERQLALAGAAAGLSAAFNTPLAGVVFAIEELSRSFEQRASGTLITAIIFSGIVTLGIQGNYLYFGRIQATGAFSSTVILAVVVISIVTGLMGGLFSWLLLNISRWIPSPLLTLRHSRPVQFALVCGALIAVLGIVSGGTTYGSGYAEARGLLEAHHLLSPFYAFLKFAALVVSYISGIPGGIFSPSLSIGAGLGQLLSYLFSSIPMPFLIALCMGGYLAAVTQAPITAFVIVVEMIDGHQMVIPLMACALLSSRVSRLFSRPLYHTISHRFLQPTVPAPERA
- a CDS encoding threonine aldolase family protein, coding for MSSPAPNQHFASDNYAGICPEALKYIVEANGSGHEVAYGDDSWTQRVCDRLRDLFQTDCEVFFVFNGTAANSLALASLCQSYHSVICHELAHVETDECGGPEFFSNGSKLLVAQGGPENGKLTPDAIESVVMRRADIHYPKPKVVTLTQSTEVGTVYTVEEVRAIAAIAKRRHLRVHMDGARFANAVASLDVHPSEITWRAGVDVLCFGGTKNGLPVGEAVVFFDHTLAEDFAYRVKQAGQLASKMRFISAPWLGLLDNDVWLRNARHANAMARLLHERLRVIPGVRIMFEPQANAVFAELPLHVIEQLRARRWRFYTFIGAGGCRLMCAWDTRPETVEQIAADIAALCAA
- a CDS encoding 4-oxalocrotonate tautomerase; protein product: MPTFHVEMFEGRTVEQKRQFVEAITRTTCEVLGCGPESVDIIIADVKRENWATAGKLWSDD